The genomic window CTTTAGCTCTCTGAACCTTGGAGGCACGGCATTTCCAGTAGCGCTCTGACCTCGTCCTCACTACGGCACAAGGCGATGCGCAGCACGTAAGGCAGGTGGGCTCGCCGATTGGGCGCGTTCAGGAACAGCGGAGCCCGCTCCAGATAGTCCTGGGCATACGTCCTAAGCTCCTTCACCAGCTCCTTCACTGCTTCATCCCGGGACCCGGCATTGACCACTAGCTCCAATTGATCTAAGGCCAAAGTAACCGAGCCATCGTCCTCCCTCAATAGCTCCACCCTAAGGGGAAATCGCTCCAGGACCGACCTTAACAGATCCTTACGCAGGAGCAACACTTCCTCGTCCCTCCCCCGCCGAACCACCGCGGGCCGGAGGGCGTTATAGATGCTATCGTACAGGGCGCTAAACTGACGCCGCGCCTCGGAGAACTGCACTTCCGGAAGCATGATCGAATCACCCGCACGTATTATACCCCGATTAGTCAAAGTGCACAAGAAGCACAGGTGGCTCTACTTTCACCTTGCGGCGAACGCCACAGCCTCCCTTTCCTCTTGCCTCTTCGGCCTAGGAGCAGTACAATTCGAACTGAAAGGCGGGTGAGCGGTGGTGCCGGCGCTGGCGGAGGTTACCAAGAAACTGAGGGAAGTGTTCCCGGAAAAGCAGGCGCAGGTGCTGGTGGAATTAGTGGAACTGGCCAACCAGCTGGTGAAGGCCAGCGACTTCGTTGAGCTGAAACAGGTGGTCAAGGAACTGGCCGAAGCGCAGAAGCGCACGGAAAAGCGGGTGGAGGAACTGGCCGAAGCCCAGAAGCAGAGCGAGGTCAGGCTGACCCGGCTGGAAGCGACGGTCCAGGAGCTGGCAGAGGCTCAAAAGCGCACCGAGCGGCGGATGGAGGAGCTGGCACAGGCACAGGCGGAACTGGCACAGGCACAGCAACGCACCGAGGCGGCGCTGCAGAAGCTCGCCGAGGAGCACCTGGAAACGCGGCGCCAGCTCGGCGGCCTGGCCATGACCGTGGGCTACACCCTGGAAAACGAGGCCTACAAGGCCCTGCCCGCCCTGCTGAAGCGGGACTACGGCCTGGCCGTTCAGGGGAGGCTCAAGCGCTCCTACGTGCCGCTGGCCGACGGCGAGTACCTCGAGGTAAACGTCCTGGGTGACGGCGTCCTCCAGGGCCGGCCGGTGAAGATCGTCGGCGAAAGCAAGGCCCAGCTCTCCCAGAACGACGTGGACCGGTTCATCAGGAGAAAGCTGAGGCTGCTCCGGGAAGTATTCCCCGACCTCTTCCCGGTGCTCATCACCCACATGGTCACCGCTCCCCAGGTGGAGGAGTACGCCCGGTCCAAGGGGATCGCCCTCTACTACTCCTACGACTTCTAATCCGTGAGGACCTCCAGAAACCGG from Clostridia bacterium includes these protein-coding regions:
- a CDS encoding exoribonuclease R — protein: MLPEVQFSEARRQFSALYDSIYNALRPAVVRRGRDEEVLLLRKDLLRSVLERFPLRVELLREDDGSVTLALDQLELVVNAGSRDEAVKELVKELRTYAQDYLERAPLFLNAPNRRAHLPYVLRIALCRSEDEVRALLEMPCLQGSES
- a CDS encoding chordopoxvirus fusion protein, with translation MVPALAEVTKKLREVFPEKQAQVLVELVELANQLVKASDFVELKQVVKELAEAQKRTEKRVEELAEAQKQSEVRLTRLEATVQELAEAQKRTERRMEELAQAQAELAQAQQRTEAALQKLAEEHLETRRQLGGLAMTVGYTLENEAYKALPALLKRDYGLAVQGRLKRSYVPLADGEYLEVNVLGDGVLQGRPVKIVGESKAQLSQNDVDRFIRRKLRLLREVFPDLFPVLITHMVTAPQVEEYARSKGIALYYSYDF